The nucleotide sequence TCTGTATCTGAATCTGCTGGGGCTGTGGATCATTCTGTTCTGTGCTGTGCTCTCTGGTCtgatcatgtacaccttctactcGCGCTGTGACCCCTGGACGGCTGGAGCGGTCTCTGCTCCGGACCAGGTCTGAAATCATCTCTGATATCAGCGGCTCAGATTAATCAGTGTTATTAGCGGTGCTCGCTAAGGAAAGCATCGCTATTACTGTTGCTCACACACCTAAGATTCACTCTATCTATTTTCATCTCAGCTCATGCCGTATTTTGTGATGGAAATCCTCGGGGCGTTTCCAGGACTGCCAGGATTATTTGTCGCGTGTGCTTTCAGTGGAACACTGAGGTAAAGTTCATTTTGTCCCTCAGTGATTTTCAATGTATTTATCAAAGTTCACAATAATATATGTGATAGAAGAAGAAAGCAATAAGCTCAATGGCAAATTCACCATTGCAGCCAAGGGTTGTATTATTCCCTTCTGGAATTCAAAGTCATTTCAAGAATAGTTAGACAGCAAATAATGACAGATCTTCCGTTTTTGGACGACCTTCCTTTAAATGGGTTTTCATGTATATTTATCTGAGCGAAACATCTGACCTATAAACGGAGACGTGCTGTTCTGCTTCTGTTTTTCAGCACAGTAGCTGCCAGCATCAATGCTTTGGCCACGGTGACGTATGAGGACTTTGTGAGCCAGTGTTTTAGAGATCTGTCCAACCGCGCGGCCAACTGGATCAGCAAAGCCCTGTGTAAATACATCCAGCTAAAAGAGGACACGCTCATCATCAGAATATAAGAGCGGATTTAATCAGTAAAAGAGATCTGTGTCGGCGGATCGGTACATTATTATGAGTCACAGCGAGTTGAAAAAGTCAGTCTATGTGGGTGGAGATGAAAGTGCATCAGATGATGGGGTCTCCTGATTTCTCTAGGAAGGGGCGATGCTTTTAACAGACAGAAGTAGGTCAAACAGAAGGCGGAGTGAACCAAACCAAAACCAGAGGAAGAGTGAACTGTGTAGCCTAGAGTTAGTCTAGAAAATGTAGAAGTGAAACACTTAGCACTTAGCATGATAGCACCAGTTTATCTTAAACAGATGacatttacagatttgattgatctTCAATGTAATATTTTCTGACTTTAATCGGATGTCAGCATTAACTAAAAGCAATTcaattattgtttaaatatatattcaattgcAGTTCATTTAATTTAAGAGGTTTTTTTTCACTTTGATAAGTAGTACCTCTTTATATGTATTTTCATAATTCCATCACCTTTGAAAAACAGTTCAAATGTATTGCCCAATGtcatgaatttaaaacatttgtaattgGTAATGATGAAGTTCACTACAAATttagcatattttaaatatatccagATATAAAGCTGGTTAAAATGACTTTATAATCAATagctttacatgtgctttagtatgatTGTCAAACGtatttaataagtgtttataGTATAGAAATATAGTCATGTTAATTGTACTCCATGTACACTTATTACATTACTCTTCTATtatctgcaaatatatatattttttattgcacgTTGAAGATTTGAATATACTATAAGTGcacattcaattaaataaataaataaataaataaataaatctccattAATATTCCATTTATTCTGGTCTTTAGATATTGCTTGAATTGTTTGAAAATTAGCCAGTTGCTCTTTTAATTAACTAATTTCGGATAACATTTAATATCCCTAAAGTTATGTCCTCAGGTGTGTAAGAcatccctaaccctaactctagaGAACTGCACTAGTGCTGCTTGTCTTGGAGAGATGTGTAGTGTGTCTAACACTGACTGTGTGCTGATGTTCAGGTGTGCTGTTCGGTGTGGCCTGCACTACTATGGCCGTGGCTGCTTCATATATGGGAGGAATCGTGCAGGTATCATGTGATTCTCATACGGGCCGAGGTGATGTGTTACTGCTTCATTTCCTGTCACTGAGCGTCTTTCTCCTCTGTCTCAGGCGGCGCTCAGCATCCACGGCATGTGTGGAGGACCAATGCTGGGCCTGTTTTCTCTGGGAATCCTGTTTCCTGTCACCAACAGAAAGGTAGATCTGACTTTCATACCAGAGCTGACATTAATAACTAACTGGTGGACTGAACACAGGAATGTTTGggatgtttacatttttacatattttacaatattttaggatatttaatgtttaataaagactttttaaatcTTATAGTTAATTACTGAAAAGggtattgtaatacattttatattaaagcatattattacacagaaaatattttgtaaaaataaatcaaaatttacaattttattctgagctgttgatatatatatatatatatatatatatatatatatatacaattttctttataatatatgtaaatctacatttaacAAGATTGGATTTTTTCAGacaaaacaactttattttctAATGCTTACTTCATTTTACCTTAAGAATCCCCTTATATAAAgggtatataatataaatataagggTATAAATAATATCACCATTATGAATACTGATACCAATATAAATATTTGCAAGTGGACTATAGTGTGTATAATATTCAAGTTCAGACAAAAAagtcaaaacattaaaacattttgaatttgttcATCACTGATGTTATATAAGTTTGTGTCCTCTTGGTTTTCTCTTTAGGGGGCAGTTGGGGGTCTGATCGTGGGCATCAGTCTCTCGTTCTGGGTCGGTGTGGGGGCTTTCATTTATCCAGCACCCAGCAACAACACACGTCCCCTCGAACTCAACACTGCAGGCTGTAACTTCAGCCTCACAGCTGATGGATCCAACCAGACATCAGTCACCTCCGACAGGTGCAATGGGCTTCTACCATTCCCCAGAGTCAGAGAACACCCCATCTTTGTTAAAAGACAATTGTGTTTGTAAAACCATTTCATGAGTGCACTCAGTCATCGTAAAAAACGAATGGAAATTCTATAAATGTGATCACAGATGAGCAAAAATTACCCATTTTCTTGCAGTCATCACCATTTTATctataagaaacaaattaattaatttgattaatctttgtataatataaaataaaaaccaactaACAATCATTTTTTGTAGTGACGCTGTAGTAATCATGTCTCTGTCTTGTTCAGGCATTGGCTGGCTGACTCCTGGTACTCCATGTCCTATCTGTACTATAGTGCGGTGGGCTTCATTGGCACTGTAGCAGCAGGTCTACTCATCACACTGCTGACCGGTGAGAGCAACATTTCATTAGCTCACACTGACAGCAACAAAACACTTCCAGTTATAGACTGCCTAAGACTGAAAACAACTGTCGGTCTCAATGAAGGGTCAATGCATACCACAGAGGCTCATGAGAGCTGTAATATCAAACAAagttgttttaaaggggtcatacatGTATTCATACATATAACGTTAGGCATGGTTTCTTTCACCAGAAACAGTTGCAAGTTACGTCATTACTAACATAGgtcaatgattcagtgtttcCCCATCCATGGTTCCAttaaacattcacaaaacagcACTGCAAAAAAGTTGTGAGGTTGGAGCTACAGCTCTTGACTtgtggttagaagcatagtttctTGTTAGATCATGCTCTTGAGCAAAATAAGCAACATGCAGTATTTTGGCTAATTATGTTTGGGCAGATCGATCAACTCTGACTTCAACACAAAGCATTGTTTGAAGTCAAGATGACTAAACATGACTAAACTGAAAGTCCAATGGTTATTTTCAAGTGGATGTGGGAGAATTCAAAGGTCTGGCTAGCAAACGTTTGGAGGATGCCAAACTTAATATTATCTTGCTTACTATTTAAGACACATACTGTAGCTGCCCTTTGGCATCCATAAACGGGACACagagggccctatcatacacctggcACAATGTGGCGCAAGGCAAAGTTTTTTTGCTAGTTTCAACCCAAAGCAGTTCTCATTTTTCCGTCCTGCACcacgttgtttaaatagcaaatgcatttgacTAAAAAAGACCAGCACCAACTGGTCTAAATGTGTTCAGGCGTATTGTTGGGatgttgctattttgaggaactgaaaataaactgcacaatagaccaactcaaacctggtctaaagtctggcgcaatgttttttcatTGTTATGTTTTTCAGAGCGTGTTAGTAATATGCACCTATAGGCGGGTGCGTGACGTGTACACTTTacttattacacacacagggatgcacagcagcacacaaaaacattttttaaaatgaacaattacaTTTCGCCATGTCAATCACCAGAGTTTCTGATgggtgtttctttctttatttcgcCCGTGAAGAGCGCCATTAATCTTTAGTTGCGTAACACCctgaaaatgcacaaagaaacaacaaaaccAATAAATACAACTCATATACAGAACAATGAAATCAATAAAGACAGTTTGAAACAACTAATTAACAAGTAGAGCTAATTAACACACAAACAAGCTCATATAACtttgaaataaactaaaaaacgTAACACGTCAACTTCACATACTTCACTCCGCTTTACCAAAGGATAAAAGGATGAAACTGAGCAGAATCAAGGCACCGTTcaccataaaaataaatgttatcttcATGCAATTTGGAGGAACGTGAATCTTCACACTTTTCACTTTACCCCACCACCAACTGCTTAAAGCACGTGATGTCTAGTTCACACTACACGATTTTAACCTGATTTAAGCCCGATTTGCAAGTTAATGCGCTTGCTATCAtcagttcagtttcagtttattgtCCCCTAAGGGAAACTTGTCTTACAGCCAGGTAAACACACAGGTAGCACAACAGGTaaacaccacatacacatacaacaacaatacaaactattaattaaaaacactgttacaCTACTACTCATCTAGATCAAGAATTATGCAAGTTTAGCAACCGAATTGCACTTGGTATAAAAGAGTTCTTTGTCCTATTGGATTTAAAATGAGGTACTCTGAATCTCCGGCCTAAGGGGAGGACCTCAAAAGAACAATGAAGGGGGTGATTTACACAGTCCAATATGGCATCTGCTTTCCTCATAACCTGCCTCTCATAGATATTTGTCAAGGAAACCTGTGGGCATCCTATAAACTTACCAGCCACCTTGACAATATAGCTGAGGTTATTTTTCTCCCTCAGGCTGATGCCCCCATACCAGGGAATAAAAGCGAAAGTAAGAACAGATtcaataaaagatttataaaataaagacaggATAACCTTATCAACATTAAAAGAGTTAAGCTTCCTTAGGAAGTACAATCGTTGTTGTCCCTTTTTACAGATCATCTCTGCATTTATGTTAAATTTGAGTTTATTGTCTATCACAGTGTCCAGATATTTGTACTGCTCCACTACCTCTATGCCGATTCCTTTTATATAGGTGGGTGGAGGACTACCTGATTGTTTTCTCCTAAAATCTATGAGCATATCCTTGGTTTTAGAGGTGTTAAGATGGAGAAAAGACGTGTCACACCAACTTACAAACTCATCGACCACTGGCCCATGCTGAGATTCATGTTTCTGCAGTAAACTGACAATAACTGTATCATCCGCATATTTCAGAATGTGTCTATTACTATACTGACTCCTACAATCGTTAGTGTAGAGGATGTATAGTAAAGGTGAAAGTACACAACCCTGCGGGGAGCCAGTGGAAGAGACACTCCTTCGAGAGAGACAACCATTCACCTTAACTCGCTGTGTTCTGTTAGTTAAAATGTCCATAATCCAGCACACAAGATTACTCTCAATGTTAAATTCTGATAATAATTTACTGACTAAAACGTGTGGCTGGATAGTATTAAAAGCAGAAGAAAAATCCAAAAACAAGAGCCTGGCATGTGTACCAGGACCCTCTAAATGTCTATAGAGGAGATCTAAGAGTGTAATCTGGGCATCCTCTACCCCTCTGCTAGCCCTATATGCAAATTGCAAAGGGTCCAGGGCCCCACCCACCCTGAACACCAGAAGCCGCTTAACAAtcctttcaaatgacttcatgaccagtGAGGTCAATGCCACTGGTCTGAAGTCATTTAGTGTGCTCACAGAGTTGCCCTTCGCCACTGGGACTATGATAGACTCCTTCCAAGCCATTGGGACCCTTCCCTGTTCCCAGGACATCTCAAAGATGTTTGCAAACACCCCACAGAGCTGCTCTGAACAGCACTTCAACAATCTCCCAGTAATTCCATCCGGTCCTGGACTCTTATTTACCTTAATTCTCTTAAATACAGACCTAACCTCCTCTTTTGTAATTGAGAAAGGAATAGATTTTACCTGAGCTTGTTCCTCCATTCATTTCTTTAGTTTGTCTGAAAAGTCATGATTATCAAAACGTGAAAAAAAGGTGATCAATGCTTCAGATAACTCACTATCATTTGTATACATTGGCAATTGgactgattttttttgtgttttttgcaaCCCTATCATTCTTTTCACCCCATCCCATGCTACCTTCAGGTTGTTACTGCCCAGTCTATCCTCTatcttatttttatattgcagTTTAGCCTTCTTGATTTCTGCTCGGACCTCCTTCGTTGCCTCCTTAATTTCATGCTCATTCCCGTTATGAAAAGCACAATGCTTTTTCATTAATACTTGTTTCAATGAGCTAGTGACCCATGGCTTATTATTTGCATACACTTTGACATGTTTTTTGGGAATAATAGAATCCACACAAAAAGAAATATAGCAACATACAGCATCAACAACCTCATCAATATCCGAAGCAGAGTCAATGAAAACGGACCAATCGGTGCAGTCAAAACAACCTTGTAATTTCTGAACAGACTCTTCGTCCCAGATCTCAATCTCTCTAGTTTTAACTTCCCCCCTTTTGAGTATAGGTCTGTACACCGGGATGAGATTAATAGTACAGTGATCCGAAGATCCTATGGGAGCCAGAGGAGAGGCCTTATATGCCTCCTTAATTGAACCATAGCATTTgtccaaagttttattttttctagttGGACATGTGACATATTGATAAAAAATGAGGGATTTACTCAGTTTGCAATTATTAAAATCCCCCATAAGCAGACATGGGGCATCCGGGGAAAGAGATTGAAGTCTTTGAGTCACTTTACGAATTATATCGGCAGCAGTTTGTGTGTTTGCTTTGGGGTGAATATATATTACAGTCACAAATATCTGGGGAAATTCTCTCGGGAGATAGAACGGACGAACGGAGATGGAAAGCAGTTCGATGTCAGGAGTGCATATCTTTTCCCTGACGGTGATGTTGCTACACCACCGCtggtttatatatacacacactccacCACCCTGAGATTTCCCTGTGACTTCAGAGTCTCTATCCATCCTAACAGGCGCCCCAAAACCGCTGATCGATAAGTCCGTGTCGCTGTCTTTAGACGACAGCCACGTCTCACTGAAAGCCATAATACAGGCGTTCCTGTATTCCTGTAGATAGTTCGAATTTGCTTGTAGCTCATCGATCTTATTTTTTAAGTGACTGAGCATTTGCAAATATTATTGAAGGGAGCGGAATACGTcgtaatttttgttgttttaaccgGAGTCGTACGCCACCTCTCTTTCCTCGCTTCCTCTCTTTACGAGAGTTTTTGCAACCATTTCCAGGAGACCTGGGCCTAGAGATCTCGGCTAGAATATCTTCAGATACAAGCGGGTCCCAGTATATATTTCCCATAAGCGGATTGTCCCATCTCATCAAACATTCCCGAGAGTATGTCCTTACCGGCTCACGTTGCTGGCTGTGTTCGCCTTGGACATAATAAATCCATAAAGTCCATAAGATGACAACGTAGTATATCTCCATGGTCACTGCTTAAATGAACAATCGTATCTAGTCCATTTCCATCAAACAATGAgtcaaaacaaaaaacttatttAGCACTTTTTGACAAACAAACGCAGACAACAACACACCTGCTGCTGGTCGCTACAACAAGAGCAGCGCCCCCCTCCTCAGATCAGGTTCAGAGAGGCTGTGATTGAGGGAAAATCAACAGGTGATCTGTGCTCGGCGATCTTTATGTGTAAACTACTCAACAACGCTTCAAAGAGGCTCGCTGACACGTCAACAATGGCAAACAGATATCAAGTATGCCAAATATCTGGACTTGTTGGCTGACTCGACATCACATGGTGTCAGGTGCTGTGACGAGCTACAGCCAATGAGAGCGCGTGGCATGGGTTGAGGTCacctgaaataaaacataaaatgttttcacTGAGCAAACAGCCTTCTTCCCAacatcattttgggtgaactaacctttaaagggttagttcatcgaaaaaccaatattctgtcattaatagctcaccctcatgttgttccaaacccgtaagacctcagtttatcttgggaacacagtttaagatattttagatttagtccgagagctctcagtccctccattgaagctgtgtgtacggtatactgtccatgtccagaaaggtaagaaaaacatcatcaaagtagtccatgtgacatcagagggtcagttagaatatttaaaaaacaaaaacaaagcagtttgtgatatccggttcgcgaacgaatcattcgatgtaacctgatctttttgaaccagttcaccaaatcgaactgaatcgttttaaatggttcgcataatacgaattaatccacaaatgacttaaactgttaacttttttaatgtggctgacactcgctctgagttaaaaacaaaccaatatcccggagtaattcatttactcaaacagtgactgactgaactgctgtgaagagagaactgaagatgaacaccgagtcgagccagataacgaacaacagactgactctttcacgagtcaagaaccgtttctgtcagacatgtctgattcgtgaaccgaggagctgatcatactgcgcatgtgtgattcagcgtgaagcagacccaCACACAGACcgcctgaactgaactgattcttttggtgattgattctgaacagttcagtcagtgtactgtttgagtaaatgaattactccgggatattggtttgtttgaactcagagcgagtgtcagccacattaaaaaagttaacagcttaagtcatttgttgattaatgcgtattggagacacaaaccatttaaaatgattcaattcgatttggtgaactggttcaaaaagatccggttacatctaatgattcgttcgcgaaccggatatcactaaactgctgcgttttgaactctctcacaacagacacggaagacaatgctgaataaagtcttagtttttgctatttttggaccaaaatgtattttcgatgcttcaaaatattctaacagaccctctgatgtcacatggactactttgatgatgcttttcttacctttctggacatggacagtataccgtacacacagcttcaatggagggactgagagctctcagactaaatctaaaatatcttaaactgtgttcagaagataaacggaggatgtttggaacgacatgagggtgagttattaatgacataatttagttttttcgatgaactaaccttttaagatCTCTGGATGAACCAGTTTCTGATTCAATAAATGGTCTTGTTGAACTAAGGGTGGACTCAATGTTGAGAAAGTATTGTAAAACTGTCATTCTGGTGTCTACAGGGCCATTGGATCCCAAAAACGTAAAGCCAGGACTGACTCGATCAGTGAAGGATGTCATCTGCTTCTGCTCTGAGAAATTCATGCAAGCAGACTTTAGTGAAGACAAAGAGGTGAAGAGCATCAGTTAGACTGTGGATTTGAGTCTTCTGAACTTTTGATGCAAACTCAACTTTTCTCTGTTCTCTTAGGATATGGGAGACTTTGGCATGGCATGGGAGAAACATACAGACACGGAAGGTGTTATAAAAATGGAGGAGAAGGTCAAGAGTGATAATGATAGCCTGCATGAAAACGGTTACAGTAACGCCGCTTTTGACCATAATGAAACTAGTCAAGTTCAAGCAAAGCTTTAACTTTTTGACCACATAATCATATAGAAAATGTTCAATGAAGTCAAAGAAAATATcaactatttaatttaaaagatacaATTACAGAAAAGTGAATCCCCACTCAATGTTAAAgacatattttttacaaatattgtatGTTACTGTTTTTTTGCTTTACATGTAAACACGGATAAAAGAGGAGTCACATTAATAGCCttgataaaataactttaaacaaTCAAATCATGTGGTGTCACAGGAGTGTTGAACATTATTCAAGATGACTGGTATTTCGCCAGTAATACTAAactcctggatcaacatcttgtCCTAAAGCCCGagacacactgcatgatttttgTCTGTCCCAGATAAAAGATTGGCATCGTGAAACAATTATAGCGAATCAGAAATCACCACAATTCTTTCACAATGCTAGACTTTCATCTGGGACAGCCAAAAATCACACAGTGTGTCTCAGGCTTAATTCAGgggtccaatcctgctcctggtgGGGTCAATTTCCTGCAGAGTTTGGCCTGGAAAGTTTCCAACGATCTAAAAGAGCTTGATTAGTTGTTTCAGGAGTgtctggagctaaactctgctggatTGTGTCCCTCtaggagcaggactggacaccccTGTCTATCTGTAAACCCAATTCTAAACCTGGTGGTACTCATTCCAGTTTCTGAATCTATCCTCCAGCAAAGTTTTTCTCAAATCATAATCAACTGCACCTGAACCAACTCCTTATGATCTTCCGGAACACTTGGTAATTGCAAACAGGTTTCTTGGGGCACAGTTGCTGAACAGGAATGAGAAGCTCTGCCTAAAACAACTTGAGGGGTGTCTAAACTCGGTcgtggagggccggtgtcctgcagagtttagatccaacCCGTTAGACACACGTGAATCAACTTAttactaggcatactagaaacttcctTATAgatgtgttgaggcaagttggaactaaactctgcaggacaccggccctccacgACCGAGTCTGGACACCCCCAAACTTGAATTTCCCTCTTCTGACCCAGGGATCTCcaggtctgctgctggagacctactgtcctgcagatttcagctccagccccaatcaaacacacctgaaccagttaATCAGGGTGTACAGGGTCACTCGATAATTACAGGCAGGAGTGTTGGATCAGGGTTagaactgaagtctgcaggacagtaaaaaaaaaggttgcactttattttacagtacgtgtactaacatgtacttataatgtacttatagtgtatctatctaagaaagttctggtaatacaaggtaactacatgggtgtagggttaggtttaggggtcggttcagggttagtacctagttattacatagttattgtaattactataataagtacatagtatgtacatgaggaactgtaaaataaagtgcaaaaaacCCTGACACCCCATCCTGAGTCTAACCCAACCCTAACCTGTAACTCCAATGTCTAAGTCCAATCTtgactcttaaagggttagttcaccccaaaattttaatgCGGTCATTAAATAATTCAGTCTATAATTTATTTCGAAAGTCTTTGATCAaattattttggttttctttgcaaacaaaaaagtatcctcgtagcttcataaaattaagttgGAAccactgatgtccttactacctttctgtgccttgaacatggtagttacATTATATAGAAAACTCATGGATTTCATCAAACATacattaatttgtgttcagaagatcttacaggtttggtaagacatgagggtgggtaattaatgacataatgttACTTTTTTGGGAAAATTTCACTAGATTTAAACTAGATTTTAACCATCTTCAGCTTTAACCTCTTAAGACCCAGCGgtctcatatgaggacattatatttagAGAATTTCTGTGAGACTGTATGCCACAGTTTTAAGTCTGTATGTCCTggacagagcacattcagggcttttcagaaaTACCCAATTATTGGATGTTTTACCATCACCACTCCGTCACCTTGGTCTTCagaaatgtctgaaattaatttaatgacTCTCTTATGAAAgatgataatattttttaattatcagtTAAATCTGTCCGATATCTGTATGAATTTTATCATTTCTGTGTCCTAAATCAAtatctcaggaaaatgttatgggATTTCAAATCAAAATACTTTCTGACTTTCTGTTACAAAACAGGATGTTGATTTCATACATGTTCTTATATGAGGACACCGAtactaaaagcatgtttattacacattttggGAGACATATGAATagggaaagaaattatatttcagtattatgtgaaaaattatatattattatgaaaatcttgaatttgaatttatgcatttagcagacgcttttatccaaagcgacttacattgcgtTCAGTCTAAATGTTTtctcctaacgtgttccctgggattcaaacccccaatCTTGCGCTTGTTAACACATTGCCCCCAAAACACATTactatgcaaattagatttagtttatagatacattgtatataatgagAACCTGTTTATGGCCATTTTAcgcacattttgcagaaagaaaaatggtCTAATGAATCATTGTGTTATAACATTATATACAAAGTCTGGTAAACAAAATcttgaaaactaaaaatgtattggtgattttaaaaacAACCAAGGACATAGCAtaaattatgaatgaaatatccttttttttcattatttttaatgctcTAAACAATATAAAGACATGTCTTAAGCGGTTAAACATTATTCCAAACTTTAATTCCCAATCATTGCAGCTCACAATTCTCATTTTTTAGCCCTACCGCACCTACTGTCTAAATTATGGACATGTTTCTTAAGACCAATGGTGccctcctggagggccactatcctggaGAGTTTGGATCAAATTCTATAATTAAATACACCTGAACCAACTAATCATGGCTTTCAGGATTAATCACAACTTCCAGACAAGATTGTTTTGGCAGCTGGTAGCTAAACTCTACATGCCCTCCAGAAGCAGGACTGGAAACCCCTTCTCCAGACCCAACCCCATCACCGACTCTTAAATCTAAATAGTAGATGGgaatgttgttctagaacttgggtCTCCA is from Carassius auratus strain Wakin chromosome 25, ASM336829v1, whole genome shotgun sequence and encodes:
- the slc5a12 gene encoding sodium-coupled monocarboxylate transporter 2, with product MEDRSRAVGTFQAGDYAVFAALFVVSSSIGVFFAIIERKKPSSKEFLVGGRQMSCGPVALSLTASFMSAVTVIGAPSDVYRYGASYVIFGVAYTFVVFLTAELFLPVFYRSGITSTYEYLELRFCKPVRVAATLIYILQTILYTGVVVYAPALALNQVTGFDLWGSIFATGIVCTFYCTLGGLKAVVWTDAFQMVVMVVGFLTVLIQGASRAGGIESVWSTAHAGGRMNVFDFDVDPLRRHTFWTLSVGGTFTWLGIYGVNQSTIQRCISCKTERHARWALYLNLLGLWIILFCAVLSGLIMYTFYSRCDPWTAGAVSAPDQLMPYFVMEILGAFPGLPGLFVACAFSGTLSTVAASINALATVTYEDFVSQCFRDLSNRAANWISKALCVLFGVACTTMAVAASYMGGIVQAALSIHGMCGGPMLGLFSLGILFPVTNRKGAVGGLIVGISLSFWVGVGAFIYPAPSNNTRPLELNTAGCNFSLTADGSNQTSVTSDRHWLADSWYSMSYLYYSAVGFIGTVAAGLLITLLTGPLDPKNVKPGLTRSVKDVICFCSEKFMQADFSEDKEDMGDFGMAWEKHTDTEGVIKMEEKVKSDNDSLHENGYSNAAFDHNETSQVQAKL